Proteins from one Polynucleobacter wuianus genomic window:
- a CDS encoding OsmC domain/YcaO domain-containing protein, with protein MEIKVNFLDKLRLEAKFDDFTVVADQPIRYKGDGSAPGPFDYFLASSALCAAYFVKLYCETRNISTENIRLSQNNIVDPENRYQQIFKIQVELPQDISPTDRQGILCSIERCTVKKVVQAGPEFVIEEVKNLDADAQSLLTVRPASDASTYIVGKDLPLEQTIANMTRVLADLGIKIEIASWRNLIPNVWSLHIRDAHSPMCFTNGKGATKESALASALGEYIERLSNNHFYAGAYWGEDIANGVFVHYPNEQWFKPSAKDALPKEILDDYCLKIFDPDGDLRSSHLVDTNSGNAQRGICSLPYVRQSDGKTVYFPSNLIENLYVSNGMSAGNTLAEAQVQCLSEIFERAVKREILEGEISLPDVPQAVLEKYPKILAGIQGLEEQGFPVLVKDASLGGVYPVMCVTLMNRRTGGVFASFGAHPSLEVALERSLTELLQGRSLEGLNDLPSPTFTSEAVTEPNNFVEHFIDSSGIVSWRFFSAKSDYKFVEWDFSGEGESSNDQEAATLFGILQDMGKEAYVAIYDQLGAVACRILVPGYSEIYPIEDLIWDNTNKALLFRADILNLHSLDDEKLSGLLERLENNELDEYGDIATLIGIEFDENTPWGQLTVLELKLLIHLALKQFEEAHELVGAFLQYNDNTVERRLFYQALNAVLEILLDDELELNDYLVNLRRMFGDERMDAVIGSVDGDVRFYGLCPTSIKLEGLERHQRLIDSYRKLHVARSKAVTTTT; from the coding sequence ATGGAAATTAAAGTCAACTTTCTCGATAAGCTTCGGCTTGAGGCTAAGTTTGACGACTTCACGGTGGTTGCTGATCAGCCCATAAGATATAAGGGCGATGGCTCGGCTCCCGGACCGTTCGATTACTTTCTTGCCTCATCGGCTTTATGTGCAGCCTATTTTGTGAAGCTGTATTGCGAGACACGTAATATTTCTACGGAAAATATTCGCCTCTCACAGAACAATATTGTTGATCCCGAAAATCGGTACCAACAGATCTTTAAGATACAGGTTGAGCTGCCACAAGATATTTCTCCGACCGATCGTCAAGGCATCTTGTGCTCCATAGAGCGCTGCACAGTCAAAAAGGTGGTGCAAGCAGGGCCAGAGTTTGTGATTGAGGAGGTTAAAAATCTAGATGCGGATGCTCAAAGTCTGCTGACTGTGAGGCCGGCGTCTGACGCAAGCACCTATATAGTTGGTAAAGATCTGCCGCTAGAGCAAACCATTGCCAATATGACTCGAGTGCTTGCAGATCTCGGCATCAAGATTGAGATTGCTTCATGGCGCAACCTCATTCCTAATGTCTGGTCTTTGCATATTCGGGATGCGCATTCGCCTATGTGTTTTACCAACGGTAAAGGGGCCACAAAGGAAAGTGCTCTTGCATCTGCTTTGGGGGAGTATATCGAGCGACTGAGCAATAACCATTTTTATGCTGGCGCATATTGGGGCGAAGATATTGCCAATGGAGTATTTGTGCATTACCCGAATGAGCAATGGTTTAAGCCGAGCGCTAAAGATGCATTACCTAAAGAAATTTTGGATGACTATTGCCTAAAGATTTTTGATCCTGATGGTGATTTGCGCAGCTCACATTTGGTTGATACGAATTCTGGCAATGCCCAGCGCGGTATTTGCTCGCTACCTTATGTGCGTCAGTCAGATGGCAAGACTGTATATTTTCCATCCAACCTAATTGAAAATCTGTATGTCAGTAATGGCATGAGTGCAGGCAATACATTGGCAGAGGCACAAGTGCAATGCTTATCAGAAATTTTTGAGCGTGCAGTCAAGCGTGAAATTCTGGAGGGTGAGATCTCCTTGCCCGATGTGCCGCAAGCAGTGCTTGAGAAGTATCCAAAGATTTTGGCGGGTATTCAGGGCTTAGAGGAGCAAGGCTTTCCAGTCTTGGTTAAGGACGCTTCACTCGGGGGTGTTTATCCAGTCATGTGTGTAACCCTGATGAATCGTCGCACCGGAGGAGTGTTTGCTTCTTTCGGCGCGCACCCCAGCCTAGAAGTTGCCTTAGAGCGGAGCCTGACCGAGCTCTTGCAGGGCCGTAGCTTGGAGGGCTTGAATGATTTACCCTCACCCACCTTTACAAGTGAAGCAGTCACAGAGCCAAACAACTTTGTTGAACACTTTATTGATTCGAGTGGCATTGTGTCCTGGAGATTTTTCAGTGCGAAATCAGATTACAAATTTGTTGAGTGGGATTTCTCAGGTGAAGGCGAGAGCTCTAATGATCAAGAAGCAGCCACATTGTTTGGCATTCTTCAGGATATGGGCAAGGAAGCCTATGTTGCAATATATGATCAGCTAGGTGCAGTCGCATGTCGAATTTTGGTACCAGGCTACTCCGAAATTTACCCAATAGAGGACCTGATTTGGGATAACACCAACAAGGCGCTGTTATTCCGCGCCGATATCTTGAATCTACATTCTCTAGATGATGAAAAACTAAGTGGATTACTTGAGCGTTTAGAGAATAACGAATTAGATGAGTATGGCGATATCGCCACATTAATCGGCATCGAGTTTGATGAGAATACTCCGTGGGGTCAGCTGACAGTATTAGAGTTAAAGCTACTGATTCATCTTGCTTTAAAGCAGTTTGAGGAAGCCCATGAACTCGTTGGCGCCTTCTTGCAATACAACGACAACACTGTTGAGCGTAGGTTGTTTTATCAAGCCTTAAATGCTGTACTCGAGATTTTGTTAGATGATGAATTAGAGTTGAATGACTATTTGGTGAATTTGCGCAGAATGTTCGGCGATGAGAGAATGGACGCTGTAATAGGTTCAGTAGATGGCGATGTGCGTTTTTATGGCCTATGCCCAACTAGCATCAAGCTGGAAGGTCTTGAGAGACATCAGCGTTTGATCGATAGCTACAGAAAATTGCATGTGGCTCGGTCAAAGGCTGTCACTACCACCACTTAG
- a CDS encoding response regulator codes for MASILVVDDEMGIRELLNEILTDEGHTVYAAESAVQARTIREQMRPDLVLLDIWMPDTDGITLLKEWSKTGQLTMPVVMMSGHATIDTAVEATRIGALNFLEKPIALQKLLKTVSKALESSPKYIEPAEEKAVQSGAPTGLAPKPVSAELAAAPLEGEYISGIAKTYFDLPLREARDLFEKAYFEHQMQIMGGSMTKISEYTGLERTHLYRKLKALGIDTSRNKGEQ; via the coding sequence ATGGCTAGTATTTTGGTCGTTGATGATGAGATGGGAATTCGTGAGCTTCTCAATGAGATTCTGACGGATGAGGGCCATACTGTATACGCGGCAGAGAGCGCAGTTCAGGCCCGCACGATTCGCGAACAAATGCGCCCCGACTTGGTCTTGCTTGACATCTGGATGCCAGATACTGATGGCATTACTTTATTAAAAGAGTGGTCAAAGACGGGCCAACTCACCATGCCAGTTGTGATGATGTCTGGTCATGCCACGATTGATACTGCAGTTGAGGCCACTCGCATTGGCGCCTTAAACTTTTTAGAAAAACCGATCGCATTACAAAAACTACTCAAGACGGTTAGCAAGGCCTTAGAGAGCTCACCAAAATATATTGAGCCAGCAGAAGAGAAAGCGGTTCAGTCTGGAGCCCCTACTGGGCTTGCCCCAAAGCCAGTCAGTGCAGAGCTTGCGGCGGCACCATTGGAGGGTGAGTACATCAGTGGCATAGCTAAAACCTATTTTGATCTGCCACTCAGAGAAGCTAGAGATCTTTTTGAGAAAGCATATTTTGAGCATCAAATGCAAATCATGGGCGGCAGCATGACCAAGATCTCAGAGTACACGGGGCTTGAGAGAACACATTTATATCGAAAGCTCAAAGCGCTGGGAATTGATACCTCTCGAAACAAGGGCGAGCAATAG